The proteins below come from a single Nocardioides eburneiflavus genomic window:
- the dcd gene encoding dCTP deaminase — translation MLLSDRDITAEIDAGRIALDPWDPAMMQPSSVDVRLDRFFRVFENHRYPHIDPAADQSELTREVEPEGDEPFILHPGEFVLGSTYEVVSLPDDVAARVEGKSSLGRLGLLTHATAGFVDPGFSGHVTLELANVATLPIKLYPGMKIGQFCFFRLSSPSEHPYGSEKYGSRYQGQRGPTPSRSFQGFHRTQI, via the coding sequence GTGCTGCTCTCTGATCGCGACATCACCGCTGAGATCGACGCCGGTCGGATCGCCCTCGACCCGTGGGACCCCGCCATGATGCAGCCGTCCAGCGTCGACGTACGCCTCGACCGGTTCTTCCGCGTCTTCGAGAACCACCGCTACCCCCACATCGACCCCGCGGCCGACCAGTCCGAGCTGACCCGGGAGGTCGAGCCGGAGGGCGACGAGCCGTTCATCCTCCACCCGGGGGAGTTCGTCCTCGGGTCGACGTACGAGGTGGTCTCGCTGCCCGACGACGTCGCGGCCCGGGTCGAGGGGAAGTCGTCGCTGGGGCGCCTCGGCCTGCTGACCCACGCGACGGCCGGCTTCGTCGACCCCGGGTTCTCCGGCCACGTCACGCTCGAGCTCGCCAACGTCGCGACGCTGCCGATCAAGCTCTACCCCGGCATGAAGATCGGCCAGTTCTGCTTCTTCCGGCTCTCGTCGCCGAGCGAGCACCCCTACGGCTCCGAGAAGTACGGCTCGCGCTACCAGGGCCAGCGCGGGCCGACGCCGAGCCGGTCGTTCCAGGGCTTCCACCGCACGCAGATCTGA